A window of the Cannabis sativa cultivar Pink pepper isolate KNU-18-1 chromosome X, ASM2916894v1, whole genome shotgun sequence genome harbors these coding sequences:
- the LOC115696381 gene encoding E3 ubiquitin-protein ligase ATL6-like isoform X1, with protein MKGEKKTLLYLFLVFTTVLAYIGAQASPGNSSNVINHGDRMNSTSRWTEKNIFVMFILVIILILLVLAYIGAQASPGNSSNVINHGDRMNSTSRWIEKNIFVMFILVIILILLVLLLIRELLKYNSDNEPAGNNVVGGEESVQLIVRSSGPVDVNPEVLRRFPTLQYWEVRNLVKIEEGFLRCEICFEEYQDHSEITIIPNCGHAFHSKCINRVLEEDMRCIFCRVNLSRDGDEYRYNTNSQEDGESLYTLRLPLWVWVNIVKIRERRSKIGLPLRRSRQ; from the coding sequence AtgaaaggagaaaagaagactCTTCTTTACCTATTTTTGGTGTTCACGACGGTTTTAGCATACATCGGAGCACAAGCGTCACCGGGAAACTCGAGCAACGTGATCAACCATGGCGATCGGATGAACAGTACTTCACGGTGGACCGAAAAGAATATATTCGTGATGTTCATCCTAGTCATAATCTTGATTTTGCTCGTTTTAGCATACATCGGAGCACAAGCGTCACCGGGAAACTCGAGCAACGTGATCAACCATGGCGATCGGATGAACAGTACTTCACGGTGGATCGAAAAGAATATATTCGTGATGTTCATCCTAGTCATAATCTTGATTTTGCTCGTTCTACTCTTGATACGGGAGCTCCTCAAATACAACTCCGACAATGAACCAGCTGGGAACAATGTTGTCGGCGGTGAAGAAAGTGTTCAGTTAATCGTAAGGTCGTCTGGTCCAGTCGATGTAAATCCCGAAGTGTTGAGGAGGTTTCCTACGTTACAGTACTGGGAGGTGAGGAATTTGGTCAAGATTGAAGAAGGCTTTCTAAGGTGCGAGATCTGCTTTGAAGAATACCAAGATCATTCAGAGATTACAATAATCCCTAATTGCGGTCACGCCTTCCATAGTAAATGCATTAATAGAGTTTTGGAAGAAGATATGCGCTGCATTTTCTGCAGAGTAAATCTGAGTAGAGATGGTGATGAGTATCGTTACAACACAAACTCTCAAGAAGATGGGGAAAGCCTTTACACACTGAGATTGCCTTTATGGGTATGGGTGAATATAGTAAAGATTCGGGAGAGAAGATCTAAAATTGGACTGCCGTTGCGTAGATCGAGACAGTAG
- the LOC115699757 gene encoding endo-1,3;1,4-beta-D-glucanase-like isoform X2, with product MAGSQCCSNPPTLNPHSGEGTIELLGGLKTYISGSSNSKHALLLISDIFGYEAPNIRLVADKMAAAGFYVAVPDFFYGEPFVYDNRPLQDWLKDHGTDKGLEDAKAVVEAIKAKGFSAVGAAGFCWGAKVVTGLSKSKSSIAAAVLLHPSFVSLDNIKEVNVPISILGAEIDDYGPPALLKQFEEILAAKPEVDSYVEIFPNVVHGWAVRYNADDQVAANLANEAHKKMLEWFSLYVK from the exons atggcaGGGTCTCAGTGCTGTTCTAATCCACCAACTCTGAACCCACACAGTGGAGAAGGCACCATTGAACTACTGGGAGGCCTCAAAACCTATATCTCTGGCTCTTCTAACTCTAAACATGCTCTTCTTCTCATTTCTGACATTTTTG GATATGAAGCCCCAAACATAAG GTTAGTAGCAGACAAGATGGCAGCTGCTGGATTCTATGTTGCTGTGCCTGATTTCTTCTATGGTGAACCTTTTGTATATGACAATAGGCCTCTACAAGATTGGTTAAAAGATCATGGAACA GATAAGGGATTGGAAGATGCAAAAGCAGTAGTTGAAGCCATTAAAGCCAAAGGTTTTTCTGCAGTTGGGGCAGCTGGTTTCTGTTGGGGTG CCAAGGTTGTTACTGGACTATCAAAGTCAAAATCATCTATTGCTGCTGCTGTGCTATTACATCCTTCCTTTGTCTCTTTGGACAATATTAAGG AAGTTAATGTTCCCATTTCAATTTTGGGTGCTGAGATTGATGATTATGGTCCACCCGCTCTCTTGAAACAGTTTGAGGAGATCTTAGCTGCTAAACCTGAG GTTGATAGCTATGTGGAGATATTTCCAAATGTTGTACATGGTTGGGCGGTGAGGTACAATGCTGATGATCAAGTGGCTGCAAATTTGGCTAATGAGGCCCATAAGAAGATGTTAGAATGGTTTTCTTTGTATGTCAAGTAG
- the LOC115699747 gene encoding elongation factor 1-gamma, whose translation MALVLHAGNTNKNGFKALIAAEYSGVKVELVKNFEMGVTNKTAEFLKMNPIGKVPVLETPDGPIFESNAIARYVARLKADNPLLGSSLIENAHVEQWIDFATLEIDANILRWFIPRIGYAVYLPPAEEATISALKRALDALNTYLACNTYLVGHSVTLADIVMTCNLSLGFSRILTKSFTSEFPHIERYFWTMVNLPNFHKILGEVKQADSVPPVQSKKPSQVQAAKPKAKDEPKKETAKPKVELAAAEEEAPKPKAKNPLDLLPPSKMILDEWKRLYSNTRTNFREVAIKGFWDMYDPEGYSLWFCDYKYNDENTVSFVTLNKVGGFLQRMDLARKYAFGKMLVIGSEPPYKVKGLWLFRGQEVPQFIIDECYDMELYEWRKVDITDEAQKERASQMIEDCEPFEGEALLDAKCFK comes from the exons ATGGCTCTG GTTCTACACGCGGGGAATACCAATAAAAATGGTTTCAAGGCACTTATTGCTGCAGAATATAGTGGCGTTAAAGTGGAATTGGTCAAGAACTTTGAGATGGGTGTTACAAATAAAACTGCAGAATTTCTTAAGATGAACCCAATTGGAAAG GTTCCTGTTTTGGAAACACCTGATGGTCCCATATTTGAGAGCAATGCCATTGCACGCTATG TTGCTCGCTTGAAGGCCGATAATCCTCTTCTTGGATCTTCATTGATTGAAAAT GCTCATGTGGAGCAATGGATTGATTTTGCAACATTGGAAATTGATGCCAATATTTTGCGTTGGTTTATTCCACGAATTGGGTATGCTGTATACCTACCTCCG GCTGAGGAAGCTACAATTTCTGCACTGAAGAGAGCACTTGATGCTCTAAATACTTATCTTGCTTGCAATACTTACTTGGTTGGGCATTCTGTTACATTAGCTGATATTGTCATGACATGTAATTTGAGCTTGGGATTTAGCCGCATCCTTACCAAGAGTTTTACCTCTGAGTTTCCTCACATCGAGAGATACTTCTGGACCATGGTTAATCTACCGAATTTCCATAAAATATTGGGTGAGGTGAAACAAGCAGACTCTGTTCCACCTGTTCAGTCGAAGAAGCCTTCACAGGTGCAAGCTGCCAAACCAAAAGCCAAGGATGAGCCAAAGAAAGAAACAGCCAAACCTAAAGTAGAGTTGGCTGCTGCGGAAGAAGAGGCACCCAAGCCCAAGGCAAAGAACCCTCTTGACCTTTTGCCTCCCAGTAAGATGATTCTGGATGAGTGGAAGAGGCTTTACTCTAACACCAGGACCAACTTCCGTGAAGTTGCCATCAAAg GATTCTGGGACATGTATGATCCAGAGGGGTACTCTCTTTGGTTTTGTGATTACAAGTACAATGATGAGAATACTGTCTCATTTGTGACTTTGAACAAGGTGGGTGGTTTTCTGCAGCGAATGGATTTGGCTCGTAAATATGCATTTGGAAAGATGTTGGTGATTGGTTCAGAGCCACCCTACAAGGTGAAGGGATTATGGCTATTCCGTGGACAAGAGGTTCCTCAGTTTATCATCGATGAGTGCTATGATATGGAGCTGTATGAGTGGCGCAAGGTTGATATTACCGATGAGGCTCAGAAGGAGCGTGCTAGCCAGATGATTGAAGATTGCGAGCCTTTCGAGGGAGAGGCTTTATTGGATGCTAAATGTTTCAAGTAA
- the LOC115699757 gene encoding endo-1,3;1,4-beta-D-glucanase-like isoform X1, whose protein sequence is MAGSQCCSNPPTLNPHSGEGTIELLGGLKTYISGSSNSKHALLLISDIFGYEAPNIRLVADKMAAAGFYVAVPDFFYGEPFVYDNRPLQDWLKDHGTDKGLEDAKAVVEAIKAKGFSAVGAAGFCWGGNSNAKVVTGLSKSKSSIAAAVLLHPSFVSLDNIKEVNVPISILGAEIDDYGPPALLKQFEEILAAKPEVDSYVEIFPNVVHGWAVRYNADDQVAANLANEAHKKMLEWFSLYVK, encoded by the exons atggcaGGGTCTCAGTGCTGTTCTAATCCACCAACTCTGAACCCACACAGTGGAGAAGGCACCATTGAACTACTGGGAGGCCTCAAAACCTATATCTCTGGCTCTTCTAACTCTAAACATGCTCTTCTTCTCATTTCTGACATTTTTG GATATGAAGCCCCAAACATAAG GTTAGTAGCAGACAAGATGGCAGCTGCTGGATTCTATGTTGCTGTGCCTGATTTCTTCTATGGTGAACCTTTTGTATATGACAATAGGCCTCTACAAGATTGGTTAAAAGATCATGGAACA GATAAGGGATTGGAAGATGCAAAAGCAGTAGTTGAAGCCATTAAAGCCAAAGGTTTTTCTGCAGTTGGGGCAGCTGGTTTCTGTTGGGGTGGTAATTCAAATg CCAAGGTTGTTACTGGACTATCAAAGTCAAAATCATCTATTGCTGCTGCTGTGCTATTACATCCTTCCTTTGTCTCTTTGGACAATATTAAGG AAGTTAATGTTCCCATTTCAATTTTGGGTGCTGAGATTGATGATTATGGTCCACCCGCTCTCTTGAAACAGTTTGAGGAGATCTTAGCTGCTAAACCTGAG GTTGATAGCTATGTGGAGATATTTCCAAATGTTGTACATGGTTGGGCGGTGAGGTACAATGCTGATGATCAAGTGGCTGCAAATTTGGCTAATGAGGCCCATAAGAAGATGTTAGAATGGTTTTCTTTGTATGTCAAGTAG
- the LOC115696381 gene encoding putative RING-H2 finger protein ATL35 isoform X2, giving the protein MKGEKKTLLYLFLVFTTVLAYIGAQASPGNSSNVINHGDRMNSTSRTSRWIEKNIFVMFILVIILILLVLLLIRELLKYNSDNEPAGNNVVGGEESVQLIVRSSGPVDVNPEVLRRFPTLQYWEVRNLVKIEEGFLRCEICFEEYQDHSEITIIPNCGHAFHSKCINRVLEEDMRCIFCRVNLSRDGDEYRYNTNSQEDGESLYTLRLPLWVWVNIVKIRERRSKIGLPLRRSRQ; this is encoded by the exons AtgaaaggagaaaagaagactCTTCTTTACCTATTTTTGGTGTTCACGACGGTTTTAGCATACATCGGAGCACAAGCGTCACCGGGAAACTCGAGCAACGTGATCAACCATGGCGATCGGATGAACAGTACTTCACG TACTTCACGGTGGATCGAAAAGAATATATTCGTGATGTTCATCCTAGTCATAATCTTGATTTTGCTCGTTCTACTCTTGATACGGGAGCTCCTCAAATACAACTCCGACAATGAACCAGCTGGGAACAATGTTGTCGGCGGTGAAGAAAGTGTTCAGTTAATCGTAAGGTCGTCTGGTCCAGTCGATGTAAATCCCGAAGTGTTGAGGAGGTTTCCTACGTTACAGTACTGGGAGGTGAGGAATTTGGTCAAGATTGAAGAAGGCTTTCTAAGGTGCGAGATCTGCTTTGAAGAATACCAAGATCATTCAGAGATTACAATAATCCCTAATTGCGGTCACGCCTTCCATAGTAAATGCATTAATAGAGTTTTGGAAGAAGATATGCGCTGCATTTTCTGCAGAGTAAATCTGAGTAGAGATGGTGATGAGTATCGTTACAACACAAACTCTCAAGAAGATGGGGAAAGCCTTTACACACTGAGATTGCCTTTATGGGTATGGGTGAATATAGTAAAGATTCGGGAGAGAAGATCTAAAATTGGACTGCCGTTGCGTAGATCGAGACAGTAG